From a single Collibacillus ludicampi genomic region:
- a CDS encoding copper amine oxidase N-terminal domain-containing protein has product MEGEKNAMGARRNQRVRKLLAVLSISSLLTTGVSSVSEHTYAADTRVITATTQPIVFQFNGQWVSLGSDYTAINYNGRIYVPARFVAENMGANVVWDASKQTIIFTSGSYQSNHSSPYKNNEGENKSTQITAVTQNIKFIFNGVEKKLGNDYVAINYNDRIYVPLRFVAENLGSVVSWYDNGYTQNICINWAKPPGDSLLKYFASIHPNETIGLAKTVWFDDNKPYLVVATKPNWTNHMMASIFFVSSDLKISEFPSKIEYPVAIETIPQKNGNLISVYGNAGAHTSFDSIFYLENDQPSLLKEFMGNNGVFTWLQDGVLHVHVSNRTYKWDLVTSDGRKDDSSINDLYQFDDSSLTFDQIDKYRTGVFYLWNMQSNSRVDASFSVRYIKFLLSGTQNDYPAFWSQSATSNYERLRPSLSFVKDDQADIISMQTIAENNDHADYLYRANGHSLLISLRKDSTWQVTGFTLDPDAQTISQLMSGSNSN; this is encoded by the coding sequence ATGGAAGGAGAAAAGAATGCAATGGGGGCAAGACGAAATCAACGGGTTCGAAAATTATTAGCTGTATTAAGTATTTCTTCACTCTTAACCACTGGAGTTTCATCAGTAAGTGAACATACTTATGCAGCTGACACAAGAGTGATAACAGCCACCACTCAACCGATTGTTTTCCAATTTAATGGTCAATGGGTAAGTCTTGGTAGTGATTATACGGCAATAAATTATAATGGTCGAATCTATGTACCCGCGAGATTTGTGGCTGAAAACATGGGGGCTAATGTAGTATGGGATGCTAGTAAACAAACCATTATTTTTACGAGCGGGTCATATCAATCAAATCACTCTTCTCCTTATAAAAACAATGAAGGTGAAAATAAATCAACCCAAATTACAGCGGTCACCCAGAATATTAAATTCATATTCAATGGAGTGGAAAAAAAATTAGGAAACGACTACGTAGCTATAAACTATAATGATCGAATTTATGTTCCTTTAAGATTCGTGGCTGAGAATTTAGGTTCCGTTGTTAGCTGGTATGATAATGGTTATACACAAAACATATGTATAAATTGGGCGAAACCGCCCGGTGACTCTCTATTAAAATATTTTGCAAGCATTCATCCAAACGAAACTATTGGTCTAGCTAAAACAGTCTGGTTTGATGATAATAAGCCTTATCTTGTTGTTGCAACAAAGCCAAACTGGACAAATCATATGATGGCATCAATATTTTTCGTATCTTCAGATCTTAAAATAAGTGAGTTTCCTTCAAAAATTGAATATCCCGTGGCGATTGAGACGATTCCGCAAAAGAACGGAAATTTGATTAGTGTATACGGAAACGCTGGAGCGCACACAAGTTTTGATTCCATCTTTTATTTAGAAAATGATCAGCCTTCTCTCTTAAAAGAATTTATGGGTAATAACGGAGTATTTACATGGCTACAGGATGGAGTACTTCATGTTCATGTTAGTAATCGTACATATAAATGGGATTTGGTGACTTCAGATGGTCGAAAAGATGATAGCTCCATAAATGACCTTTATCAATTCGATGACAGTTCTCTAACTTTTGATCAGATCGATAAATATCGAACCGGTGTATTTTATTTGTGGAACATGCAATCGAACTCTCGAGTAGATGCATCTTTCTCAGTTAGGTATATTAAATTTCTCTTAAGTGGTACTCAAAATGACTATCCGGCTTTTTGGTCACAGTCTGCTACTTCAAATTATGAAAGACTACGACCGTCTCTATCGTTTGTTAAAGATGATCAAGCCGATATCATCTCCATGCAAACAATAGCCGAAAATAACGATCATGCGGATTATCTATATCGTGCTAATGGACATTCCTTACTAATTTCTTTACGAAAAGATTCTACATGGCAGGTAACGGGATTTACGTTAGATCCTGATGCCCAAA
- a CDS encoding carbonate dehydratase — protein MKKINTSSMSLPRRRIKKNVSKKVPQGPFNLFVRFISPNPRTSFNPTNHFPKINRTAFLSPFSSVIGDVTIKKNVFIAPSATIRADEGTPFFIGSNTNIQDGVILHGLLHQQIPVGNKKYSIYIGNGVTIAHGALVHGPCFIGNRVFVGFKSIVFNAFVGEGTFISTNAVVTNGVRIPPNRFVPPGANIDTQAKANSLRRVPKNRREFAREVQRVNREFPPSYHLLFGKHRCSCGIACNRLLKITK, from the coding sequence GTGAAAAAAATAAATACAAGTTCGATGTCTTTACCTCGTAGAAGGATTAAGAAAAACGTTTCTAAAAAAGTTCCTCAGGGTCCCTTCAATTTGTTTGTACGTTTTATCAGCCCAAATCCAAGGACATCGTTTAATCCCACCAATCATTTTCCAAAAATAAACAGAACAGCCTTTCTTAGTCCATTTTCTAGTGTTATAGGGGATGTGACAATTAAGAAAAACGTTTTTATTGCGCCTAGCGCTACCATTCGAGCGGATGAAGGAACGCCATTTTTTATTGGTTCGAATACGAATATTCAAGATGGAGTCATTTTACATGGTTTGCTTCATCAACAAATTCCTGTAGGTAACAAAAAATATTCAATATATATTGGAAACGGTGTAACGATCGCCCATGGTGCTCTTGTTCATGGCCCTTGTTTTATTGGAAATAGAGTGTTTGTTGGATTTAAATCCATTGTCTTTAATGCCTTTGTTGGGGAAGGAACGTTTATTTCAACAAACGCTGTCGTTACAAACGGTGTACGTATTCCTCCGAATCGGTTCGTTCCTCCGGGAGCGAATATTGATACTCAAGCAAAAGCCAATTCTTTGCGTCGTGTACCAAAAAATAGGAGGGAATTTGCGCGTGAAGTGCAACGTGTAAACAGAGAATTCCCACCTTCTTATCATTTACTATTTGGTAAACATCGTTGTTCATGTGGTATCGCTTGTAATCGTTTGCTGAAAATAACGAAGTGA
- a CDS encoding nuclear transport factor 2 family protein, producing MKNQSSINEHLCQLEKRLLEPEIRTAPAELEKLLADDFFEFGSSGNIRYKKDCIGEGGLSVREMTLYDFDIHPLSEDVVLTTYRVMDETRMQYTLRSSIWKFRDGRWQMFFHQGTPTKS from the coding sequence ATGAAAAATCAATCTTCCATAAATGAGCATTTATGTCAATTAGAGAAACGGTTGTTAGAACCTGAAATTCGTACAGCTCCAGCAGAACTAGAAAAGTTACTCGCGGATGATTTCTTTGAGTTTGGAAGTTCAGGGAATATTCGGTATAAAAAGGATTGTATTGGTGAGGGTGGACTTAGTGTGCGGGAAATGACCCTTTATGATTTTGACATACATCCTTTGTCAGAAGATGTGGTGTTAACAACATATCGTGTAATGGATGAAACAAGAATGCAATATACTTTGCGTAGTTCAATTTGGAAATTTAGGGATGGTAGGTGGCAAATGTTTTTTCATCAAGGAACGCCAACTAAATCATAG
- a CDS encoding SOS response-associated peptidase family protein yields MSQLFSGCPIRYRATSDDSKVHTYTIIATLPNELVSEIHDRMPVIFGRKIR; encoded by the coding sequence GTGTCCCAACTCTTTTCTGGATGCCCTATACGATATCGGGCTACTTCAGATGATTCAAAGGTACACACGTACACGATCATAGCCACACTGCCGAACGAGCTTGTTAGCGAGATCCACGACCGTATGCCGGTGATCTTCGGCCGGAAGATAAGGTGA
- a CDS encoding site-specific integrase — MEKIMEIKNYLLRRSYRDYFLFVFGINSGLRISDILPLRVMDVKYTKYLIIKEKKTGNIRKTIITPALKSEIEKYTYRMADSEYLFPSQKGNKPISRVQAWQIIHNAAKACGVEGAIGTHTLRKTFGYHFYQQTKDVAMLQYIFGHSSPSITLRYIGINDDMVDKALEKFSL, encoded by the coding sequence ATGGAAAAAATTATGGAAATAAAAAATTATTTACTCCGACGATCCTATCGTGATTACTTTTTGTTTGTTTTTGGAATTAATTCTGGGCTTAGAATAAGCGATATTTTGCCCTTACGAGTCATGGATGTTAAATACACCAAGTATTTAATAATCAAAGAAAAAAAGACCGGAAACATTAGAAAAACTATCATAACTCCGGCTTTAAAAAGTGAAATTGAGAAATACACGTACAGAATGGCTGATTCTGAGTATTTATTTCCATCACAAAAAGGAAATAAGCCAATTAGCAGGGTTCAAGCGTGGCAAATCATTCACAATGCGGCAAAAGCTTGTGGAGTTGAAGGAGCAATCGGTACACATACTCTTCGCAAAACTTTTGGGTATCATTTTTACCAACAAACGAAGGATGTTGCTATGTTGCAATATATTTTTGGTCATTCTAGTCCTTCAATAACTTTGAGATATATAGGAATCAATGATGACATGGTAGATAAAGCACTAGAGAAATTTTCGTTGTAA
- a CDS encoding PilZ domain-containing protein yields MFSIFRKKRDINKKSEITSISENLENRREYFRVAINEKVLFRLDIAGNLTSWGECILVNISAGGAKVLTNLDFPENVRVIVSFSLENQYTLVAEVVWKNKIHTIYQYGLKWCNISEPVREKLLRELIRYYSQVELGKKKIK; encoded by the coding sequence TTGTTTTCTATATTTAGGAAGAAGAGGGATATAAATAAAAAAAGCGAAATTACTTCTATATCGGAGAACTTGGAGAATAGAAGGGAATACTTCCGAGTAGCCATTAATGAAAAGGTTTTATTTAGATTAGATATAGCGGGAAATTTAACAAGCTGGGGCGAATGTATTCTTGTCAATATTTCAGCCGGTGGAGCTAAAGTTTTAACAAATTTAGATTTTCCGGAGAATGTAAGAGTTATTGTTTCTTTTTCATTAGAAAATCAATATACGCTAGTTGCAGAGGTTGTATGGAAAAATAAAATTCACACCATTTACCAATATGGGTTAAAATGGTGCAATATTAGTGAGCCAGTACGTGAAAAACTACTTCGAGAATTGATTCGTTATTACAGTCAAGTTGAATTGGGCAAAAAGAAAATTAAGTGA
- a CDS encoding phospholipase D-like domain-containing protein, whose product MEWAFTQAQHPEKKLIEVINGAKSCLDIAIYSLTQPDIVKAIEKAHEIGVHVRIITDQQEVQNKFKEQELKMLREKGIPINENTLKGLMHLKVTIAEKPSQS is encoded by the coding sequence GTGGAATGGGCCTTCACGCAAGCTCAACATCCGGAGAAAAAACTCATTGAAGTGATCAATGGAGCCAAATCGTGCCTTGATATTGCGATCTACAGTTTGACCCAGCCTGACATTGTGAAAGCGATCGAGAAGGCGCATGAGATTGGAGTACATGTACGTATCATCACGGATCAACAAGAGGTACAGAATAAATTCAAAGAGCAGGAATTGAAGATGCTCCGCGAGAAGGGGATCCCGATCAATGAAAACACACTCAAAGGTTTAATGCATCTGAAAGTCACCATTGCAGAGAAGCCAAGTCAGTCGTGA
- a CDS encoding GNAT family N-acetyltransferase, whose amino-acid sequence MGNIPTLWKRDEFSISTEKNYLDIDVIFNFLNKESYWANGIPREVVIESIKNTPLCFGIYKGDPTIGQAHLIGFGRVISDLSRFAYLADVFVLKPFRGLGLSKWLMSIIIEHPQLQTVRRFMLATNDAHSLYAQYGFEPLDNPSIFMQLVRNNIYQNRE is encoded by the coding sequence ATGGGCAATATCCCGACTTTATGGAAAAGAGATGAATTTTCGATCTCTACTGAAAAGAATTACTTGGATATAGATGTAATATTTAATTTCTTGAATAAGGAATCATATTGGGCGAATGGAATCCCCAGAGAAGTTGTTATTGAATCAATTAAAAATACTCCTCTATGTTTTGGAATTTATAAAGGAGACCCAACAATTGGACAAGCACATCTCATCGGTTTTGGAAGAGTGATTTCAGATTTATCTAGATTTGCATATTTAGCTGATGTATTCGTTCTAAAGCCTTTTCGTGGGTTAGGTTTATCAAAATGGTTAATGAGTATAATTATAGAACATCCCCAACTTCAGACTGTCCGTAGATTTATGTTGGCAACAAACGATGCACATTCTTTGTATGCACAATATGGTTTTGAACCACTGGATAATCCATCTATTTTTATGCAGCTTGTTCGTAATAATATTTATCAGAATCGGGAGTAA
- a CDS encoding GrpB family protein, whose protein sequence is MENVFFSDVKFFYDKVEILFKQQKERIKELLPDADVQHVGSTAIPGTITKGDLDIQVRVTADVFPDAVKTLTKLYELNDGSIQTDCFRAFKDDTFDPPLGVQLTVIGSEHDIFYKIRDVLLNNPMYRKQYNELKRQYEGKDMDDYRSAKRLFFERLMETPEYIELNKKEI, encoded by the coding sequence ATGGAGAATGTATTTTTTTCTGATGTTAAGTTTTTTTATGATAAAGTTGAAATTCTTTTCAAACAACAAAAAGAACGAATTAAAGAGTTATTACCTGATGCAGATGTTCAACATGTCGGAAGCACAGCAATTCCGGGTACTATAACAAAAGGAGATTTGGATATTCAGGTTCGCGTAACTGCTGATGTGTTTCCTGATGCTGTAAAAACATTGACTAAGTTATATGAACTTAATGACGGTAGCATACAAACGGATTGTTTCAGAGCCTTTAAGGATGACACTTTTGACCCACCATTAGGAGTTCAATTGACTGTAATCGGTTCTGAACACGATATATTTTATAAAATTAGGGATGTTTTATTAAACAACCCAATGTATAGAAAACAGTACAATGAGCTGAAAAGGCAATATGAAGGTAAAGATATGGATGATTATAGATCGGCGAAAAGACTGTTTTTTGAAAGGTTAATGGAAACCCCTGAATATATAGAACTGAATAAAAAAGAAATATAA
- a CDS encoding nuclear transport factor 2 family protein, translated as MEDQSSFKEHLCQLEKQLLEPEIRTSPAELEKLLADDFFEFGISGNIWYKKDCIGEGRLSVREMTLYDFDIHPLSADVVLTTYRVTAPEITNKITASGIHTPIWKV; from the coding sequence ATGGAGGATCAATCTTCATTTAAAGAGCATTTATGTCAATTAGAGAAGCAGTTGTTAGAACCTGAAATTCGTACATCTCCAGCAGAACTAGAAAAGTTACTCGCAGACGATTTCTTCGAATTTGGAATTTCTGGTAATATTTGGTATAAAAAGGATTGTATTGGTGAGGGTAGACTAAGTGTGCGGGAAATGACCCTTTATGATTTTGACATACATCCTTTATCAGCAGATGTGGTGTTAACAACATATCGTGTAACGGCTCCCGAAATTACCAACAAAATTACCGCCAGTGGCATTCACACACCAATTTGGAAAGTTTAG
- a CDS encoding VanW family protein, translated as MRKYMRILIAGMGLVIMLSGGYMAIDKTKAQANAQTHPAQRTTVVKSNPTSEEVLRSFPHEEVMIGQASTQLPASKSYVTNIQIASNAINNQVVQPGETFSFNKVTGFPTADKGYQPGPGISNGQVVQMLGGGICQVSTTLYDSVLNANLEVVERYPHSLPVSYVPRGKDAMVYIEEGYDFQFKNTTTEPVIIKSSLQGGKLVVTLWEQKSHSSSAAL; from the coding sequence ATGCGAAAATACATGAGGATCCTGATTGCAGGAATGGGTTTAGTGATCATGCTCTCAGGTGGATATATGGCGATAGATAAAACAAAAGCCCAAGCGAATGCCCAAACTCATCCTGCCCAACGCACGACAGTGGTGAAAAGCAACCCTACCAGTGAAGAAGTGCTTCGTTCTTTTCCCCATGAAGAGGTGATGATAGGACAAGCATCTACGCAACTTCCGGCTTCAAAGAGCTACGTGACAAACATTCAAATTGCGAGCAATGCCATTAACAATCAAGTAGTGCAACCTGGTGAAACATTTTCATTTAACAAAGTGACCGGGTTTCCTACGGCTGATAAGGGTTACCAACCTGGCCCAGGCATCTCTAACGGTCAGGTGGTACAAATGCTGGGAGGAGGTATCTGCCAAGTTTCCACCACGTTATACGACAGTGTATTGAACGCCAACCTTGAAGTAGTTGAACGGTATCCCCACAGTCTTCCAGTTAGCTACGTGCCAAGGGGAAAGGACGCAATGGTGTATATAGAAGAGGGTTACGATTTTCAGTTTAAGAATACAACGACAGAACCTGTTATCATTAAAAGTTCACTTCAGGGTGGAAAACTGGTCGTTACACTTTGGGAGCAGAAGAGTCACAGCAGTAGTGCAGCATTATAA
- a CDS encoding VanW family protein gives MSRINWSVLFLTGICLIGCSSSHSYLSPGSVGQNTQRETTNPNTARVAHVQVGVTLNGKDLSGLTAEEVSSIINQMARASEIPAVDAHKIPEQKELVHDREGFKINVVETVRRVLEAKPNEKVEAVVMPMKPLIRYDDVVANPPNHSRLLATSSTPILDIKPGRVRNIEITAEYVNNTVVKPGQDWSFNKFIGQPTKDKGFKEGIVYGDGGILTQELGGGMCQVSSTLYSSLLDAGLQVTERHAHSKPVAYIAPGRDATIYTDKDLRFVNNRSKPVVIKAWVAQRKMHVTLYEME, from the coding sequence GTGTCAAGAATCAATTGGTCTGTCCTTTTCCTGACAGGAATTTGTTTGATCGGTTGTTCGTCGTCTCACTCTTATCTGTCGCCAGGTTCTGTCGGCCAGAATACGCAGAGAGAAACTACAAACCCAAACACTGCTCGTGTCGCACACGTCCAAGTCGGTGTAACCCTGAACGGAAAGGATCTGTCGGGCCTAACGGCTGAAGAAGTTAGCAGCATCATCAACCAGATGGCTCGGGCATCCGAGATCCCTGCAGTAGATGCTCATAAAATCCCTGAACAAAAAGAACTGGTCCACGACCGTGAGGGATTTAAAATTAATGTTGTCGAAACGGTGCGGCGCGTGCTTGAGGCCAAGCCGAACGAGAAAGTGGAAGCCGTGGTGATGCCGATGAAACCGCTTATTCGCTATGATGATGTGGTTGCAAACCCACCTAACCATTCACGTTTGCTTGCGACCTCGTCGACACCAATTCTCGATATAAAACCCGGTCGTGTGCGAAATATCGAGATCACGGCAGAATATGTCAATAATACTGTCGTAAAGCCAGGTCAAGATTGGTCTTTTAACAAATTTATAGGTCAACCCACGAAGGACAAAGGATTTAAGGAGGGGATCGTTTATGGAGACGGAGGTATCCTTACCCAGGAGCTAGGAGGAGGGATGTGTCAAGTGTCATCCACACTGTACAGCAGCCTTCTTGACGCCGGGTTGCAGGTCACAGAGAGACATGCCCACAGCAAACCGGTGGCTTACATCGCACCGGGGCGTGATGCCACGATCTATACGGACAAAGATTTGCGATTCGTGAATAACCGCAGCAAGCCTGTTGTTATAAAAGCTTGGGTTGCTCAGAGAAAAATGCATGTGACCCTTTACGAAATGGAATAG
- a CDS encoding Mur ligase family protein has translation MSALTLSLQELLEGIQNKSFTFSGITHNSRKVQDNFIFVALRGKKTDGHRYIEDAIKRGASLVVTEEPVQSFVPCVIVPNTRRILPKLSDVVYDKAAEKLFVIGITGSNGKTTIAHMLDSIYQHSAISSGLIGTVYNRIGNEIVPSSLTTPESCDLHRMFKQMIDCGSTVAVIEVSAQGFAMNRVDCVPFRVAIFTNITADHLDFHRSMKNYIATKYRFFETLPPFCWRIINIDDVHGRHLCSLNPAMSLTTSSKNPQADVFASNPFWTGERLRFNVLYSSRMRQLISASLPDVIELPIPGEHNVNNAVSVLAAALLTNIPGEIIVQGLRNYSTPARRMEFFERQGVQIVDDTAMNPGSIHSVLKTFDMNHCGKVIIVFAIRGNRSVEVNRQNGQVLAEWCEENQLRRSIHVVVTTSEEVVGENDKVSFAEKVAFLHELQLRNIPFVFRPFLQESIEYAWSQANDGDLMFLLGAQGMDLGRNIIEDIVCWQSKGLHRLSPL, from the coding sequence ATGTCAGCTTTAACGTTGAGCTTGCAGGAACTGTTGGAAGGCATACAAAATAAAAGCTTTACTTTTTCGGGAATCACTCATAATTCAAGAAAGGTGCAGGATAATTTTATCTTCGTTGCCCTGCGCGGCAAAAAAACGGATGGGCACAGGTATATCGAAGATGCTATCAAACGCGGGGCGTCGCTTGTGGTTACCGAAGAACCTGTACAGAGTTTCGTACCTTGCGTAATCGTCCCGAACACACGTAGAATTTTACCAAAACTATCTGATGTGGTATATGATAAAGCCGCAGAAAAACTATTTGTTATAGGTATTACAGGAAGCAATGGAAAGACGACGATCGCCCACATGCTTGATTCCATTTATCAACACAGCGCGATTTCATCCGGTCTTATAGGTACCGTCTACAACAGGATAGGCAATGAGATCGTCCCGTCTTCACTGACGACGCCGGAATCATGCGATTTGCACCGAATGTTCAAACAGATGATTGACTGTGGTTCCACAGTGGCTGTGATAGAAGTGTCAGCGCAAGGTTTCGCCATGAACAGGGTGGATTGTGTCCCGTTTCGGGTTGCCATTTTCACAAACATCACTGCCGATCATCTTGACTTTCATCGTTCCATGAAAAACTACATTGCAACCAAATATCGTTTTTTCGAAACACTTCCGCCGTTTTGTTGGAGAATCATTAACATAGATGATGTGCATGGGAGGCACCTGTGCTCTTTAAATCCTGCCATGAGCCTGACGACGTCTTCTAAAAATCCTCAGGCTGATGTTTTTGCCAGTAATCCCTTTTGGACGGGGGAAAGGTTACGGTTCAACGTTTTATACAGTTCGCGAATGAGGCAGTTGATCTCCGCATCATTGCCAGATGTGATTGAGCTGCCCATTCCCGGAGAACATAATGTGAACAATGCCGTGAGTGTACTTGCGGCAGCATTACTGACCAACATACCTGGGGAAATTATCGTTCAAGGATTGAGAAACTACAGCACTCCTGCGAGACGAATGGAGTTTTTCGAACGCCAAGGTGTTCAAATTGTGGATGACACAGCCATGAATCCGGGGAGCATCCATTCCGTTTTAAAAACTTTTGACATGAATCATTGCGGCAAAGTTATCATTGTCTTTGCGATACGTGGGAATCGAAGTGTCGAGGTCAATCGTCAGAATGGGCAGGTACTCGCCGAGTGGTGTGAAGAAAATCAATTGAGACGGTCTATCCATGTAGTCGTTACTACGAGTGAGGAGGTTGTCGGTGAGAATGACAAAGTCAGTTTTGCTGAAAAGGTAGCTTTTTTACATGAGCTGCAGTTGCGGAACATTCCTTTTGTTTTTAGACCGTTTCTCCAGGAAAGCATAGAGTATGCATGGTCGCAAGCCAATGACGGTGATCTAATGTTTTTGCTCGGTGCACAGGGGATGGATCTTGGTCGAAACATTATCGAAGATATCGTGTGTTGGCAAAGTAAGGGGCTGCATAGATTGTCTCCATTATGA
- a CDS encoding phospholipase D family protein: MHKTKLLIPFLAISLLTGCSATKSVGVSENTAITSEKSQVEWAFTQAQQHPEKKLIEVINGAKSNLDIAIYSLTQPDIVKAIEKAHERGVQVRIITDQQEAQNKFQAQELKMLREKGIPIKENTHKGLMHLKVTIADKSVVTTGSFNYTTAASTTNDEVLVVIHDPEMAKQWEDQFERMWNDHSNFTDLK, translated from the coding sequence ATGCATAAGACAAAGCTACTTATTCCTTTTTTGGCTATCTCGCTTTTGACAGGTTGTAGTGCAACAAAAAGTGTCGGCGTGAGTGAAAACACCGCGATAACGTCCGAGAAATCACAAGTGGAATGGGCATTTACGCAAGCTCAACAACATCCGGAGAAAAAACTCATTGAAGTGATCAATGGAGCAAAGTCTAACCTTGATATTGCAATCTACAGTCTGACCCAGCCAGACATCGTGAAAGCGATCGAGAAGGCGCATGAGCGCGGCGTACAAGTACGTATCATCACGGATCAACAAGAGGCACAGAATAAATTCCAAGCACAGGAATTGAAGATGCTCCGCGAGAAGGGGATCCCAATCAAAGAAAATACGCACAAAGGATTAATGCACCTGAAAGTAACCATTGCAGATAAGTCAGTCGTGACCACAGGATCGTTCAACTACACAACCGCTGCCAGCACAACAAATGATGAAGTGCTAGTCGTTATCCACGATCCTGAGATGGCTAAACAGTGGGAGGATCAATTTGAACGCATGTGGAACGATCATTCGAATTTTACGGACTTGAAATAA
- the tnpA gene encoding IS66 family insertion sequence element accessory protein TnpA codes for MSHAELRKEWEVRIAAFRASGQSASAWCRAHQLKLHQFRYWLRKIEHKEAVVTPSSKWISVEVDGQPDESRNTLLVRVGQATVEIQPGFDPALLADVVRTLQTLC; via the coding sequence ATGTCCCATGCAGAATTAAGAAAAGAGTGGGAGGTACGGATCGCTGCTTTTCGGGCTAGCGGACAGAGCGCATCAGCATGGTGTAGAGCTCATCAGTTGAAGCTTCATCAGTTCCGGTACTGGCTCCGGAAGATTGAACACAAAGAAGCCGTTGTGACCCCATCATCCAAATGGATATCGGTAGAAGTGGACGGGCAGCCTGACGAGTCTAGAAACACCTTGCTCGTTAGAGTAGGGCAAGCAACCGTAGAGATCCAGCCTGGCTTTGATCCCGCGCTGCTGGCAGACGTCGTGCGAACACTCCAAACGTTATGCTAA
- the tnpB gene encoding IS66 family insertion sequence element accessory protein TnpB (TnpB, as the term is used for proteins encoded by IS66 family insertion elements, is considered an accessory protein, since TnpC, encoded by a neighboring gene, is a DDE family transposase.): MLSEASVERVYLACGSTDLRKSIDGLAVLVKEEFELDPFSPCLFVFCNRKRDKLKILHWEHNGFWLYYRRLEKGKFQWPEEASAVPLKISRRELRWLLDGLSLEQRQAHPAVTARTIL; the protein is encoded by the coding sequence ATGCTAAGCGAAGCTAGCGTAGAGCGAGTGTATCTGGCCTGCGGAAGCACCGATCTACGGAAATCGATTGACGGGTTAGCTGTGCTCGTCAAGGAAGAGTTTGAACTCGACCCTTTCTCGCCCTGTCTCTTCGTTTTCTGCAATCGAAAGCGAGATAAACTGAAGATTCTTCATTGGGAACACAACGGTTTCTGGCTCTATTACCGCCGATTAGAGAAAGGAAAATTTCAGTGGCCGGAAGAAGCGAGCGCCGTACCGTTGAAAATTAGTCGTCGGGAGTTGCGTTGGCTACTCGATGGTCTATCTCTCGAACAGCGACAAGCTCACCCTGCCGTCACTGCGCGTACGATTCTATGA